From Pseudarthrobacter equi, a single genomic window includes:
- a CDS encoding type 1 glutamine amidotransferase codes for MSQETPGTSGPSTAGGKGILRVVQLYPRDMNIYGDWGNALVLQQRIRWHGYTPELLEYNVGDPFPDDVDIIVGGGGQDSGQLVIQDDLQGRADSLKELAEDGTPMLVICGLYQLFGRFFKTRTGSVIPGIGILDVETHGTDERLIGNVKVATSEFGEVLGYENHSGQTTLGGGVRPLGTVAKGTGNNSSDGHEGARYRNIVASYLHGSLLPKNPAIADFLIRTAAERKFGTFEPGLPDDRYAVLARDHAARRPR; via the coding sequence TTGAGCCAGGAAACTCCGGGCACGTCCGGTCCGTCAACCGCCGGCGGCAAGGGCATCCTCAGGGTGGTCCAGCTCTACCCGCGAGACATGAACATCTACGGCGACTGGGGCAACGCCCTGGTGCTGCAGCAGCGGATCCGGTGGCACGGGTACACACCCGAACTGCTGGAATACAACGTGGGTGACCCCTTCCCTGACGATGTGGACATCATTGTGGGCGGCGGCGGCCAGGACAGCGGGCAGCTGGTCATCCAGGACGACCTGCAGGGCCGGGCGGATTCCCTCAAGGAGCTCGCCGAGGACGGGACGCCGATGCTCGTCATCTGCGGCCTGTACCAGCTCTTTGGCCGGTTCTTCAAGACCAGGACCGGCTCGGTGATTCCGGGAATCGGCATCCTCGACGTCGAAACGCACGGCACCGATGAGCGCCTGATTGGCAACGTCAAGGTCGCCACGTCCGAATTCGGTGAGGTGCTGGGTTACGAGAACCACAGCGGGCAGACCACCCTGGGTGGCGGGGTCCGCCCCCTCGGCACCGTGGCGAAGGGAACGGGCAACAACAGCAGCGACGGCCACGAGGGCGCCCGCTACCGCAACATTGTGGCCAGCTACCTGCATGGCTCGCTGCTTCCGAAGAACCCGGCCATCGCGGATTTCCTGATCCGTACAGCTGCTGAACGCAAGTTTGGAACGTTCGAGCCCGGCCTCCCGGATGACCGGTACGCGGTACTCGCTCGGGACCACGCGGCACGCAGGCCGCGCTGA
- a CDS encoding CapA family protein: MGKSTGRAPARSRAGAGPQQWMRAVSVAGLLLVAGPLAGCGLVAQGAGSGESTAGSTQSPHPGMPSGTASASSAPPTPAPSPTPGKGSRCPVLRCASVVVTGGMPVHSSIWQEAQQDAAEAGKPGLDFLPMLEGQRRYLERSDLAICHQGSPVAKSDGPFAGHPSFNVPPQIVTAAKDVGYQACTTAGDHILDRSTDGLLRTVDALDAAGLKHTGSYRTATESQQILILQTPAAKVAVIEATFGLNGKSPEYPWQVDALDSSTMIAKARKARMLGADVVIGAMHAGDGNGGNTGTPTAQQTDAARALADSGQFNLVYGHSPSVLPIENYKGTWIAYGLGNGMTDVSPAHPAKSEGLLVRAQFGQDAAGTWTVTDLAWTPTVMAGNPYRWCSVAADAPQGPCAGAPADDATRQRTIGVVNSMGAATAGAHELLITLEP, translated from the coding sequence ATGGGGAAAAGTACCGGGAGGGCTCCTGCGCGCTCCCGCGCGGGTGCCGGGCCGCAGCAGTGGATGCGCGCTGTGTCGGTGGCAGGCCTGCTGCTCGTGGCTGGTCCGCTCGCCGGGTGCGGTCTTGTGGCGCAAGGGGCTGGCAGCGGTGAGTCCACCGCCGGGTCCACCCAGAGTCCACACCCCGGAATGCCGTCCGGTACAGCCTCGGCTTCCAGTGCCCCGCCAACCCCCGCACCTTCGCCCACACCGGGCAAGGGTTCTCGGTGCCCGGTGCTGCGCTGCGCGTCGGTGGTGGTCACCGGCGGCATGCCGGTCCACAGCAGCATCTGGCAGGAGGCACAGCAGGATGCCGCTGAGGCCGGGAAGCCGGGCCTGGATTTCCTGCCGATGCTGGAGGGGCAACGGCGCTACCTGGAGAGGTCTGACCTCGCCATCTGCCACCAGGGGAGCCCTGTGGCGAAATCGGACGGGCCGTTTGCGGGCCACCCCTCGTTCAATGTGCCGCCGCAGATCGTCACCGCTGCGAAGGACGTGGGCTACCAGGCCTGCACCACCGCGGGCGACCACATTCTTGACCGCAGTACCGACGGACTCCTGCGGACCGTGGATGCCCTGGACGCGGCCGGCCTGAAACACACCGGTTCCTACCGCACCGCCACGGAGTCCCAACAGATCCTCATCCTGCAGACCCCTGCGGCGAAGGTGGCTGTCATCGAGGCAACTTTCGGCCTCAACGGGAAGAGCCCGGAATACCCCTGGCAGGTGGACGCGCTGGACTCCAGCACCATGATTGCCAAGGCCAGGAAGGCGCGGATGCTGGGCGCCGACGTCGTGATTGGTGCCATGCATGCAGGGGACGGCAACGGCGGGAACACCGGTACCCCGACCGCCCAACAAACGGACGCAGCCCGTGCGCTGGCGGACAGCGGGCAGTTCAACCTGGTCTACGGCCACTCCCCATCAGTGCTGCCCATCGAGAACTACAAGGGCACCTGGATCGCCTACGGACTGGGCAACGGGATGACGGACGTTTCCCCTGCCCATCCAGCCAAGAGCGAGGGCCTGCTGGTCCGCGCGCAGTTCGGCCAGGACGCTGCCGGAACCTGGACCGTCACGGACCTGGCCTGGACGCCGACCGTTATGGCCGGGAATCCCTACCGGTGGTGTTCGGTGGCGGCAGATGCGCCGCAGGGGCCCTGCGCCGGGGCGCCGGCCGACGACGCCACGCGGCAGCGGACCATTGGAGTGGTGAACTCCATGGGCGCCGCAACTGCTGGCGCGCATGAACTCCTCATTACCCTCGAACCCTGA
- a CDS encoding M3 family metallopeptidase, protein MTNPLLAPSSLPYGLPPFARIEAAHYAEAIEAGLAEHLAEIDRIVQNPEAPTFENTAVAMEQSGRLLDRAAASFFTLVSADASPEIRELETKFSPRFSAHQDELFLNPDLYERFRGIDTSACDPESVRLVEEYLKEFRQTGIQLDPAGQDRLRAANAELSRLGTEFGQRVKEGMKSAALLVEDAEELDGLPADDVAAAAEAARAAGHEGQFLLGLIQPSNQPALASLSDRAVRRRLFEASVARGSSGGPLDVLDLARSMARLRAEKATLLGFANYAELVADRQTAPDFGAVQSMLNRMAPAAVRNADHEASALAESAGHALEPWDWAYYSAKVRREKYSVDEQALRPYFELERVLRDGVFFAAGSLYGISFHEREDLAGYHPDVRVWEVRDSDGGGLGLFLGDYYSRESKRGGAWMNSLVDQNALLGTRPVVMNTLNITKPAPGEPTLLTLDEVRTVFHEFGHALHGLFSDVTYPRFSGTAVPRDFVEFPSQVNEMWIMWPEVLANYARHHATGEPLPQDVVDRLDESRLWGEGFATTEYLGAALLDLAWHVLEQDAVPDDALAFEAKSLAAAGITHALIPPRYRTGYFQHIFAGAGYAAGYYSYIWSEVLDAETVDWFSENGGLTRANGDRFRQELLSRGNSRDPLESFRILRGRDAKLEPLLKRRGLE, encoded by the coding sequence ATGACGAACCCCCTGCTGGCTCCCAGCTCCCTGCCGTATGGTCTCCCGCCCTTCGCCCGCATCGAGGCCGCCCATTACGCCGAGGCCATCGAAGCAGGCCTGGCTGAGCACCTCGCTGAAATTGACCGCATTGTGCAGAATCCGGAGGCACCCACCTTCGAGAACACCGCGGTGGCGATGGAGCAGTCGGGGCGGTTGCTGGACCGCGCAGCCGCCTCCTTCTTTACCCTTGTTTCGGCGGATGCTTCACCGGAGATCAGGGAACTGGAAACGAAGTTCTCGCCCCGGTTTTCGGCCCACCAGGATGAGCTCTTCCTGAACCCTGATCTGTATGAGCGTTTCCGGGGCATCGATACCTCTGCATGTGATCCCGAGTCGGTCCGGCTGGTGGAGGAGTACCTGAAGGAGTTCCGGCAAACCGGTATCCAGCTCGATCCCGCCGGACAGGACCGGCTCAGGGCCGCTAACGCAGAGCTCTCCCGGCTGGGCACGGAGTTCGGCCAGCGGGTCAAGGAAGGGATGAAGTCCGCTGCGCTCCTCGTCGAGGATGCGGAAGAACTTGACGGCCTGCCCGCCGACGACGTCGCCGCCGCAGCTGAAGCGGCCCGGGCAGCAGGACATGAGGGGCAGTTCCTGCTGGGGCTTATCCAGCCAAGCAACCAGCCTGCCCTTGCCTCACTTTCGGACCGGGCCGTCCGCCGTCGGCTGTTCGAAGCGTCCGTTGCACGGGGCAGCAGCGGCGGCCCCCTGGACGTCCTGGACCTGGCCAGGTCCATGGCCCGGCTGCGTGCAGAGAAGGCCACGCTGCTGGGTTTTGCGAATTACGCTGAACTGGTGGCAGACCGCCAAACGGCGCCTGACTTCGGGGCGGTGCAGTCCATGCTGAACCGCATGGCCCCCGCCGCCGTCCGCAACGCGGACCATGAAGCGTCCGCCCTTGCCGAGTCCGCCGGGCACGCCCTGGAACCGTGGGACTGGGCCTACTACTCGGCGAAAGTCCGCCGGGAGAAGTACAGCGTGGACGAGCAGGCCCTCCGCCCCTACTTCGAGCTGGAGCGCGTGCTGCGGGACGGCGTCTTTTTCGCGGCCGGGTCCTTGTACGGCATCAGCTTCCATGAGCGGGAAGACTTGGCTGGTTACCACCCTGACGTGCGGGTCTGGGAGGTCAGGGATTCCGACGGCGGCGGGCTGGGGCTGTTCCTCGGTGACTACTATTCCCGCGAATCCAAGCGGGGCGGCGCATGGATGAACTCGCTGGTGGACCAGAACGCCTTGCTGGGTACCAGGCCCGTGGTGATGAACACGCTCAACATCACTAAGCCCGCGCCCGGTGAACCGACCCTCCTGACACTTGACGAGGTGCGGACGGTCTTCCACGAGTTCGGCCACGCGCTGCACGGGCTCTTTTCCGATGTCACCTACCCGCGGTTCTCCGGTACTGCTGTCCCCCGCGATTTCGTGGAATTCCCTTCGCAGGTCAACGAAATGTGGATCATGTGGCCGGAGGTCCTCGCGAACTACGCCCGCCACCACGCCACGGGCGAACCGCTGCCGCAGGATGTTGTGGACCGGCTGGACGAATCCAGGCTCTGGGGCGAAGGGTTTGCCACCACCGAGTATCTGGGCGCCGCCTTGCTGGACCTGGCGTGGCACGTGCTGGAGCAGGATGCCGTCCCGGATGACGCCCTCGCGTTTGAGGCGAAGTCCCTCGCCGCGGCGGGCATCACGCACGCGCTCATCCCGCCGCGGTATCGGACCGGCTACTTCCAGCACATTTTTGCCGGCGCGGGCTACGCCGCCGGCTACTACTCCTACATCTGGAGTGAGGTCCTGGATGCCGAGACGGTGGACTGGTTCTCGGAGAACGGCGGGCTTACCAGGGCCAACGGCGACCGGTTCCGGCAGGAACTGCTCTCGCGGGGCAACAGCCGCGACCCCCTGGAGTCCTTCCGGATCCTCCGCGGCCGGGACGCCAAACTCGAGCCCCTGCTAAAGCGCCGCGGCCTGGAGTAG
- the pdxS gene encoding pyridoxal 5'-phosphate synthase lyase subunit PdxS, whose amino-acid sequence MSTPDVSNEAGSSANSVTGSNRVKRGMAEMLKGGVIMDVVNVEQARIAEDAGAVAVMALERVPADIRAQGGVSRMSDPDMIDAIIDAVSIPVMAKARIGHFVEAQVLQSLGVDYIDESEVLTPADYVNHIDKWNFKVPFVCGATNLGEALRRINEGAAMIRSKGEAGTGDVSNATGHMRQIRAEIAKLAALPEDELYVAAKELQAPYELVKEVAAAGKLPVVLFTAGGIATPADAAMMMQLGADGVFVGSGIFKSGNPAQRAAAVVKATTFFDDPDVIAKASRGLGEAMVGINVDEIPQPHRLAERGW is encoded by the coding sequence GTGTCTACACCAGATGTAAGCAACGAGGCCGGTTCGTCCGCGAACAGCGTCACGGGCAGCAACCGCGTGAAGCGCGGCATGGCTGAGATGCTCAAGGGCGGCGTCATCATGGACGTCGTCAACGTTGAACAGGCCCGCATCGCCGAAGACGCCGGTGCTGTTGCAGTCATGGCCCTGGAACGCGTTCCGGCCGATATCCGCGCCCAGGGCGGCGTGTCGCGCATGTCCGATCCGGACATGATCGACGCCATCATCGATGCCGTGTCCATTCCGGTCATGGCGAAGGCCCGCATCGGCCACTTCGTCGAAGCCCAGGTCCTGCAGTCCCTCGGCGTGGACTACATTGACGAGTCCGAGGTCCTCACCCCGGCCGACTACGTCAACCACATCGACAAGTGGAACTTCAAGGTTCCCTTCGTCTGTGGCGCCACCAACCTTGGTGAGGCCCTGCGCCGCATCAACGAAGGCGCAGCGATGATCCGGTCCAAGGGTGAAGCCGGCACCGGCGATGTTTCCAACGCCACCGGCCACATGCGCCAGATCCGCGCCGAGATCGCCAAGCTCGCAGCCCTTCCCGAGGACGAACTGTACGTCGCGGCCAAGGAACTGCAGGCCCCGTACGAACTGGTCAAGGAAGTTGCCGCTGCCGGCAAGCTCCCCGTGGTGCTGTTCACCGCCGGCGGCATCGCCACCCCGGCCGACGCCGCCATGATGATGCAGCTCGGCGCCGACGGCGTGTTCGTTGGCTCCGGCATCTTCAAGTCCGGCAACCCCGCCCAGCGCGCGGCCGCCGTCGTGAAGGCCACCACCTTCTTCGATGACCCCGACGTCATCGCCAAGGCCTCCCGCGGCCTCGGCGAAGCCATGGTGGGCATCAACGTCGACGAAATCCCCCAGCCGCACCGCCTCGCCGAGCGCGGCTGGTAA
- the pgsA gene encoding phosphatidylinositol phosphate synthase produces MLNRHARGFFTALFTPLARWLLRLGVSPDAVTVIGTAGVALGALVFYPLGQLFWGTVFITAFIFSDVLDGIMARMQDVKSRWGNFLDSTLDRVADGALFAGLAVWFFTGGQNTAIAVAAMVCLVLGMVVSYARAKAESLGYTANVGIAERAERLVSVLVVTGLTGLGLPSVVLLVTLVLLALASFTTIVQRVASVRRQALAQPLPADET; encoded by the coding sequence ATGCTGAATAGGCACGCCCGCGGTTTCTTTACCGCGCTTTTCACCCCGTTGGCCCGCTGGCTCCTGCGCCTGGGTGTCTCGCCCGACGCCGTAACAGTCATCGGAACCGCGGGCGTCGCGCTGGGCGCCCTGGTGTTCTATCCCCTCGGGCAACTGTTCTGGGGCACGGTCTTCATTACGGCCTTCATCTTTTCCGATGTCCTGGACGGCATCATGGCCCGCATGCAGGACGTCAAGAGCCGCTGGGGCAACTTCCTGGACTCCACCCTGGACCGCGTCGCGGACGGCGCGCTCTTCGCCGGACTGGCGGTGTGGTTCTTCACGGGCGGGCAAAATACTGCCATCGCCGTGGCGGCCATGGTCTGCCTGGTCCTGGGCATGGTGGTCTCCTATGCCCGGGCCAAAGCCGAGTCCCTTGGATACACGGCAAATGTCGGCATCGCGGAGCGGGCCGAGCGGCTCGTCTCCGTCCTGGTGGTCACTGGGCTCACCGGGCTGGGACTGCCGTCAGTGGTGCTGCTCGTGACGCTGGTGCTGCTGGCGCTGGCCAGCTTCACGACGATCGTCCAGCGTGTTGCTTCGGTCCGCCGGCAGGCCCTGGCACAACCGCTTCCCGCGGACGAAACGTAA
- a CDS encoding HIT family protein produces MEENTGAGYPGDAGVTDDFALAGVPDAFQRLWTPHRMAYIKGGQHQFKNENDCPFCVGPGRTDEDALIVYRGKTCYVVLNLFPYNPGHLLVCPYRHVPDYTDLTVEETAEFADLTQTAMRVLRKVSNPGGFNLGMNQGVVGGAGIAAHLHQHIVPRWGGDGNFFPIIAQTKAITQTLDEVRQMVADAWPGETDAE; encoded by the coding sequence GTGGAGGAGAACACAGGCGCCGGGTATCCAGGGGATGCCGGTGTAACCGACGACTTTGCCCTGGCCGGTGTCCCGGACGCTTTCCAGCGCCTGTGGACTCCGCACCGGATGGCCTACATCAAGGGCGGACAGCACCAGTTCAAGAATGAGAATGACTGCCCGTTCTGCGTGGGCCCGGGACGAACCGACGAGGACGCCCTCATCGTGTACCGGGGGAAAACCTGCTACGTCGTGCTAAACCTCTTTCCGTACAACCCCGGGCACCTGCTGGTCTGCCCGTACCGGCACGTCCCGGACTACACGGACCTGACGGTGGAGGAAACTGCCGAATTCGCCGACCTGACCCAGACGGCGATGCGCGTCCTGCGCAAGGTGTCCAACCCGGGCGGATTCAACCTGGGCATGAACCAGGGTGTGGTGGGCGGTGCCGGTATCGCCGCCCACCTGCACCAGCACATCGTTCCGCGCTGGGGAGGCGACGGGAACTTCTTCCCCATCATTGCCCAGACCAAGGCCATCACGCAGACCCTCGATGAGGTCCGGCAGATGGTGGCCGACGCCTGGCCCGGGGAGACTGATGCTGAATAG
- the thrS gene encoding threonine--tRNA ligase, translating to MSDAQQITLLVDGEETKVTTGTTGAELFFERRDVVVARVNGELKDLDQELPEGAEVEGVTIESPDGLNVLRHSTAHVMAQAVQQLRPDAKLGIGPYITDGFYFDFDVAEPFTPEDLKTLEKMMQKIINQNQKFVRRVVSEDEAREAMKNEPYKLELLGKKNEAAEAGEGVNVEVGAGDITIYDNVERKEGTTVWCDLCRGPHLPNTKLISNAFALTRSSSAYWLGNQKNQQLQRIYGTAWPTKDALKAYQERIAEAERRDHRKLGSELDLFSFPDELGSGLPVFHPKGGIIRKEMEDYSRQRHVEAGYEFVYTPHITKGHLYEVSGHLDWYKEGMFPAMHVDAELNEDGTVRKPGQDYYLKPMNCPMHNLIFRSRGRSYRELPLRLFEFGSVYRYEKSGVVHGLTRVRGMTQDDAHIYCTREQMKDELTKTLTFVLDLLKDYGLNDFYLELSTKDPEKYVGEDAAWEEATRTLAEVAQESGLELVPDPGGAAFYGPKISVQAKDALGRTWQMSTIQLDFNLPERFELEFQAADGSRQRPVMIHRALFGSVERFMGVLTEHYAGAFPAWLAPVQVVGIPVAETFNEYMFDVVDQLKAAGIRAEVDTSSDRFPKKIRTASKDKIPFVLIAGGDDAEAGAVSFRFRDGSQDNGVPVAEAVKRITEAVRNRTS from the coding sequence GTGTCAGATGCCCAGCAGATCACCCTTCTCGTCGACGGCGAAGAGACCAAGGTGACTACCGGGACAACCGGTGCGGAACTCTTCTTTGAGCGCCGCGATGTTGTCGTGGCCCGCGTTAATGGCGAACTCAAGGACCTGGACCAGGAACTGCCCGAAGGTGCCGAGGTGGAAGGCGTCACCATCGAATCCCCGGATGGACTGAACGTCCTGCGCCACTCCACCGCACACGTCATGGCCCAGGCCGTCCAGCAGCTGCGCCCCGACGCCAAGCTCGGCATCGGCCCCTACATCACTGATGGCTTCTACTTCGACTTCGACGTCGCCGAACCGTTCACCCCCGAGGACCTCAAAACCCTCGAGAAGATGATGCAGAAGATCATCAACCAGAACCAGAAGTTCGTCCGCCGCGTTGTCAGCGAGGACGAAGCCCGCGAAGCCATGAAGAACGAGCCCTACAAGCTCGAGCTGCTGGGCAAGAAGAACGAAGCTGCCGAGGCCGGCGAAGGCGTGAACGTCGAGGTCGGCGCCGGCGACATCACCATCTACGACAACGTTGAGCGCAAGGAAGGCACCACTGTCTGGTGCGACCTCTGCCGTGGCCCGCACCTGCCCAACACCAAGCTCATTTCCAACGCCTTCGCCCTGACCCGTTCCTCGTCCGCCTACTGGCTGGGCAACCAGAAGAACCAGCAGCTGCAGCGCATCTACGGCACCGCCTGGCCCACCAAGGACGCCCTTAAGGCCTACCAGGAACGGATCGCGGAGGCCGAACGCCGTGACCACCGCAAGCTCGGTTCCGAGCTTGACCTGTTCTCCTTCCCGGATGAGCTGGGCTCGGGCCTTCCGGTGTTCCACCCCAAGGGCGGCATCATCCGGAAGGAAATGGAGGACTACTCCCGCCAGCGCCACGTGGAGGCCGGCTACGAGTTCGTCTACACCCCGCACATCACCAAGGGCCACCTGTACGAAGTTTCCGGGCACCTGGACTGGTACAAGGAGGGCATGTTCCCGGCGATGCACGTCGACGCCGAGCTCAATGAGGACGGCACCGTCCGCAAGCCCGGCCAGGACTATTACCTGAAGCCGATGAACTGCCCCATGCACAACCTGATCTTCCGTTCGCGTGGCCGGTCCTACCGCGAACTTCCGCTTCGCCTGTTTGAATTCGGGTCTGTCTACCGGTACGAGAAGTCCGGCGTGGTCCACGGCCTGACCCGCGTCCGTGGGATGACACAGGACGATGCCCACATCTACTGCACCCGCGAGCAGATGAAGGACGAGCTCACCAAGACGCTCACCTTCGTCCTGGACCTGCTCAAGGACTACGGCCTCAACGACTTCTACCTGGAGCTGTCCACCAAGGACCCGGAGAAGTATGTCGGCGAGGACGCTGCGTGGGAGGAAGCCACCCGCACCCTGGCCGAAGTGGCGCAGGAATCGGGACTGGAACTCGTACCGGATCCGGGTGGAGCCGCGTTCTACGGCCCCAAGATCTCCGTGCAGGCCAAGGACGCCCTGGGCCGCACCTGGCAGATGTCCACCATCCAGCTGGACTTCAACCTGCCCGAACGCTTCGAACTCGAATTCCAGGCTGCAGACGGCAGCCGGCAGCGTCCCGTGATGATCCACCGTGCACTTTTCGGCTCGGTGGAGCGGTTCATGGGCGTCCTCACCGAACACTACGCCGGCGCCTTCCCGGCATGGCTGGCACCCGTCCAGGTGGTGGGCATCCCGGTGGCCGAAACCTTCAACGAGTACATGTTCGACGTCGTCGACCAGCTGAAGGCGGCCGGTATCCGTGCCGAGGTGGACACCTCCTCGGACCGTTTCCCGAAGAAGATCCGTACCGCCAGCAAGGACAAGATCCCGTTCGTGCTGATCGCCGGCGGAGACGACGCCGAAGCCGGCGCGGTTTCCTTCCGGTTCCGGGACGGCAGCCAGGACAACGGCGTGCCGGTGGCAGAGGCAGTCAAGCGGATCACCGAAGCCGTCCGTAACCGGACCAGCTAG